TATATCGTCGAAAGCAGTTTCTTCGATGGTGTGGTTAACGAATATGCTCCCAGCCTGTGGGAGTTACTACTCGGTATCGGTGGGGTCACCAGTGCGATACTGATCGCGCTGCTGGGTATTCGCGTACTGCCGATCATGCCCGAAAGCCTGCCCGCGGAGGTAACCTAGGCAATGCCCTCGTTATTCGTTTCCGCGGCACACAAGTCTTCGGGCAAAACCACGCTCAGCATCGGGCTATGCGCGGCCCTGGTCGAACGTGGTCTCGAAGTGCAGCCGTTTAAAAAAGGTCCGGACTATATCGATCCTATCTGGCTTGGAATAGCGGCACGAAAACCCTGTTATAACCTCGATTTTTTCATTGCTGGAAGACAGGAAACTATCGACGACTACTGCCATCGTGGTCGGGCGGCTGATATCTGCCTGATCGAAGGTAACAAGGGCCTGCATGATGGGCTCGATCTGGACGGCAGCAATAGCAATGCCGCGCTGGCAAAGGCGCTGCATAGCCCGGTCATCATGATTGTCGATGCCCGCGGTACCATGCGCGGCATCGCACCCCTGTTAATCGGATACCAAGTATTCGACAAACAGGTCAACATCGCCGGTGTCATCGCCAACATGACCGGTGGCAAGCGACACGAATCCAAGCTGCGCGCGGCGGTTGAAGAATATACCGATATTCCGTTCCTGGGTGCGCTTGAAAAAGATGCATCCATCGGTTTGAACGAGCGCCATCTCGGCTTGATCCCGGGTTACGAGGATCCTGAATCGAAACAGAAAATCGCCAGCATTGCACGCGCGGTCAGCGATAATGTCGACCTCGATAAACTGATCGACATTGCCCAACAGGCAAAGCCAGTGAAATCCGCATCATCGCCATTGCTGCAAAAATCCGAATTCGCCGGGTTACGCATCGGCATCGCGCAGGACCGTGCCTTTGGTTTTTATTACCCCGGTGATCTCGAAGCATTCCGCCAGGCCGGCGTCCAGCTGGTTTCGATTGACACCATTCGCGATAAATTCTTGCCCCCTGTCGATGGACTATTTATCGGCGGCGGCTTTCCCGAGCGTCACGCTGTCGCGCTTAGCGCTAATGGGACGATGCGCGAATCGATAAAAAACGCAATCGAAACCGGCCTCCCCGCTTATGCCGAGTGCGGTGGCCTGATGTACCTGTCTAACAGCCTGACCTGGAACCAGGCCAGATATGACATGGTCGGTGTCATTGATGCAGAATCAGTCATGCATGAAAAGCCCCAGGGTCGCGGCTATGTCAAGCTGCACGAGATCCAGAACCAGCATCCCTGGGCATTGCAAGGCCTGGTGGGTAAAAATCTGCACGCGCATGAATTTCACTACTCATCGCTGCAGGGCCTGCCCAGCGGAAACAACTTTGCCTACGAAGTACTCCGCGGCAAGGGGATTCAGGAGCACCGTGACGGATTAATCTACAAGAATTTACTAGCCTCTTATACGCACCTGCGCAATACCGCGGCCAATCCCTGGGTTAAGTACTTTTTGCATTTTGTGCAATCCAGGAAAACATCGTCGGCAAGCGGGGTCGCCAACGTGCGTTAAATACCGCGATGATTAGCCTCTCAACAACTGCGCTTGAACAGATCAAGTTATCCGCCAACCAGGGCGATAACGATTCCTTGCCGTTGCGTATCGCTATCAAGGAACAGGATGATGGCAGTTTTCACTATGCCATGGGCTTCGATGAGCAGCGGCTACCGGGCGACAACTTTCTGAACTTTGACGGCGTCAACCTGGTGGTATCCGAGGGCAGCAAAGACCTGGCCGAGGGCATGACGATCGATTTTGTCGAGTTGGAGCCCGGCAATTCCCAGTTCATCTTTCTCAATCCCAACGACCCCACCTATGTCCCCCCGAAAAAATAACAATTACCGCCCGCTGGTTTGATCTAGCGGCTAAAACGGTATACTGACGGGCACCAGGGAGCAATGAAACCACACACTTTAACCGAATTACTCCTTATGCCTGAAAACGATCCTCTATTTCTGCGCAAGACAAACCTGTTCAACGCCTGGTTTGTTCGACTGGATAAGGAAAAACGAAATCTCCTTAAAAGTGGCCGCTTTCGCCTGCTGTTCCTGTCCTTTGCTATTCTGATCCTGCTGCTGCTTAACCTGCTCGGCGTGGTAAAACCCGAAAGCCAGATCGCGATCAGCCTGACAGACTATGTCGTCTGGCTGCATACCTTTGAGATTGTTTTGCTGATCCTTTTGTTCTGGGAAATCTGGCGCGAATTACTGAAACCACTGTTGCGGCTGTGCGACTGGGCGGACCTGATGCGCGGCGTCAATCTCGATGCGCAGGTTGAGCTCGAACCCGGCAGTGATTTCTCCGAGTTGGCCCGTGATATCAACATGCTCGGTAACATGATCAAGAACCTGTCGCGAGACACCGAAGTCCAGTTGGAGAAACATACCGATCACATCTCGCGAGAATCGAGATCGCTGGCGATTCTTTACGACGTGGCATCCACGATAAACCTGTCGCGTGACGTTACCGAACTGTTCGCAAAATCGCTTGAATCGCTGTGCAACAATTTAAACGCCAGCGCCGGAATAATTCGTCAGTTCAAGGGCAAAAACAAAAAGGATATTGTCGCTTCGATCGGGGATATCAATCATACCTTCCTCGCCAGCGCCGATCATTTTCTTTCGATTGAAGACCCGTCTAACAATATCAAGCTTGATCGCATTTTCCGCGTCGATCACCTTAACCGTGAAACCGTTTTTGGCCCGGGCAGTGAACCGCGGCAGGAGATGTTACTGGTGCTCTCGGTTGTTTTGCAGTATCGGGAAGGCATCCTCGGTGCAATCCATTTATTTTTTCCCGACGATAATTCGGTCGATCTTGAAGACTACACCGAGCTGTTGCTCAGTATTGGCCAGCACCTGGGCAGTGCCGTGGAAAAGTTTCGCCTGCTCGAGGAAGAAAGCGAATTGCTGGTTATACAGGAACGGACGCGCCTTTCACATGAACTTCATGATTCACTGGCTCAAACCATCGCCAGTTTACGCATCCAGATAAGAGTCATCGACGAAACCTTTCACACCAATGACGAAAAAAGTATCTGGCACCAGATGGAGCGGATCGAGTACACCATCGACCAGGCGAATAACCAGTTACGCGAACTCATCGCCCATTTCCGGGTACCGATGAACGAACAGGGATTGATCGCCTCAATCGAGGAAACCGTTCGACGCACCCAGGAAGAATTGGGCATTCCAGTCTATTTCCAGAACGAGTGGCCGGAGCAGGAGTTCTCCGCCGAGGTCGAGCTCAATGTGCTGCGCATTGTTCAGGAATGCCTGGTCAATATTCGCAAGCATAGCCAGGCGGAAGTCGTGCGAGTATTACTCAGTTACCGTGACGGTAACAATATCGTGTTAATCGAGGACGACGGTATCGGATTCGAAGAATCGTCAATCATATCCGCGGGTGGCCGGCACCTGGGCCTGAATATACTGCGCGACCGGGCGAAAGAAATTAACGCCAGCCTCGATATTGAAAGTGAGCCCGGTGACGGCACCCGTATCCATCTGCAATTCAGGGCCAAGCCGGTCGACGAACTGCTCGAATCGACCGGTTAAAATGATGGCGAAACGAATCTCACTCTCGCGAGCGGCTCGACTTGTCGGGGTGAAACGTGGCGTGCTGCAACAAAAAATAAGGGCGGGAGAGTTGCAAACCTTTGAAGGTGATATTGTGCTATCGGACCTGCTGCATGCCTATCCGAATGCTCAGGTCGAGGATTCCAGCATGCTCGAGCGGGTTGAACAAATCATCGAGCAAGCCACCTTCATCAATCCCGACAGCATCGCGCGCAAGCCAGATAATGTCGCACTGACGGCGCGTATCATGTCCCTGAGCGAAGACCTGTCGCGACAAAAACGACTGCTGGGTCGATACCAGCGTTTTACCGACGAGCTACGCAGCGAAATCGGGAGGCTTGCAACACAGCCTGACGGCATGCAGCAACTGGATACGTGGGTCGAAGAAGCGACGGCCAGAATTTCGACTGACGATGATACAATAGACCAACCATTCGCTAATGAAACGTTCTTACGAGTTATGTCAGCACAGGCAACAGTCATACCCAGCGGTCACGAATTTTTCGTCGAAGGCGCTGAATCGATTCTCGAAGCAGGCCTGCGTGGAGGACTGGCGCTCAACTATGGCTGCAGTAATGGAAACTGCGGCCTGTGCAAAATCAGGGTGGTGTCCGGGGAAACCCGCAAAATAAAATATCATGACTATGTTTTGACCGAGGCTGAAAAAGGCATCGGTTATATCCTGGGTTGCTGTAATACTGCGATTTCCGATGTCGTGCTCGAGGCCGACGAGGCACAAAGCACCAATGATATCCCTACCCAGAACATCCCAATCCGGATAAAGAGAATCGATCACCCAAACCCGGAAGTTTTAATCGTCAGCACGCGCACACCGCGCACCAGCCGTTTACGATTTCTTGCCGGCCAGCGTGCAACGCTATCCATCGATAACGTCGGCTCGGGATTTTACCCGATCGCGAGCTGTCCCTGCGATGATATGAATTTACAGTTCCATATCGGGCTCGACCAGCAGGATCCGGTCGCCAGCTACCTGGACGCTTCGGCAAAGGCAAATGACCTGTTAACGCTGGAAGGGCCGGTTGGCTCATTCGTGCTCAATGAAAACTCCCCGAATTCACTGATATTCATTGCCGAGGGCATCGGATTCGCGTCTATTAAAGGCCTGATCGAACACGCGATGGCGCTCGATGTCGCTGAAAAGATCTTCCTGTTCTGGATTGCAGGCAGCGATGATAGCCATTATCTCAACAATCTTTGTCGGGCCTGGAACGATGCCCTGGATAACTTTGAATATGTTCCGTTAAACGTTGACGCTGGGGAACATCCCGGCGACAGCATCCTCGAGCAGCTCAACGGGGACGATCCCTCGGAATTCGATTACTATCTCTGCAGCGGCGCCGATATCAGGGCCGGAGTGGAGGAATTTATTGAAACGCGCTCGATTCCGAGGCAACAGGTTT
This window of the Gammaproteobacteria bacterium genome carries:
- a CDS encoding 2Fe-2S iron-sulfur cluster-binding protein: MAKRISLSRAARLVGVKRGVLQQKIRAGELQTFEGDIVLSDLLHAYPNAQVEDSSMLERVEQIIEQATFINPDSIARKPDNVALTARIMSLSEDLSRQKRLLGRYQRFTDELRSEIGRLATQPDGMQQLDTWVEEATARISTDDDTIDQPFANETFLRVMSAQATVIPSGHEFFVEGAESILEAGLRGGLALNYGCSNGNCGLCKIRVVSGETRKIKYHDYVLTEAEKGIGYILGCCNTAISDVVLEADEAQSTNDIPTQNIPIRIKRIDHPNPEVLIVSTRTPRTSRLRFLAGQRATLSIDNVGSGFYPIASCPCDDMNLQFHIGLDQQDPVASYLDASAKANDLLTLEGPVGSFVLNENSPNSLIFIAEGIGFASIKGLIEHAMALDVAEKIFLFWIAGSDDSHYLNNLCRAWNDALDNFEYVPLNVDAGEHPGDSILEQLNGDDPSEFDYYLCSGADIRAGVEEFIETRSIPRQQVLLETI
- the cobB gene encoding hydrogenobyrinic acid a,c-diamide synthase (glutamine-hydrolyzing); amino-acid sequence: MPSLFVSAAHKSSGKTTLSIGLCAALVERGLEVQPFKKGPDYIDPIWLGIAARKPCYNLDFFIAGRQETIDDYCHRGRAADICLIEGNKGLHDGLDLDGSNSNAALAKALHSPVIMIVDARGTMRGIAPLLIGYQVFDKQVNIAGVIANMTGGKRHESKLRAAVEEYTDIPFLGALEKDASIGLNERHLGLIPGYEDPESKQKIASIARAVSDNVDLDKLIDIAQQAKPVKSASSPLLQKSEFAGLRIGIAQDRAFGFYYPGDLEAFRQAGVQLVSIDTIRDKFLPPVDGLFIGGGFPERHAVALSANGTMRESIKNAIETGLPAYAECGGLMYLSNSLTWNQARYDMVGVIDAESVMHEKPQGRGYVKLHEIQNQHPWALQGLVGKNLHAHEFHYSSLQGLPSGNNFAYEVLRGKGIQEHRDGLIYKNLLASYTHLRNTAANPWVKYFLHFVQSRKTSSASGVANVR
- a CDS encoding histidine kinase; the protein is MPENDPLFLRKTNLFNAWFVRLDKEKRNLLKSGRFRLLFLSFAILILLLLNLLGVVKPESQIAISLTDYVVWLHTFEIVLLILLFWEIWRELLKPLLRLCDWADLMRGVNLDAQVELEPGSDFSELARDINMLGNMIKNLSRDTEVQLEKHTDHISRESRSLAILYDVASTINLSRDVTELFAKSLESLCNNLNASAGIIRQFKGKNKKDIVASIGDINHTFLASADHFLSIEDPSNNIKLDRIFRVDHLNRETVFGPGSEPRQEMLLVLSVVLQYREGILGAIHLFFPDDNSVDLEDYTELLLSIGQHLGSAVEKFRLLEEESELLVIQERTRLSHELHDSLAQTIASLRIQIRVIDETFHTNDEKSIWHQMERIEYTIDQANNQLRELIAHFRVPMNEQGLIASIEETVRRTQEELGIPVYFQNEWPEQEFSAEVELNVLRIVQECLVNIRKHSQAEVVRVLLSYRDGNNIVLIEDDGIGFEESSIISAGGRHLGLNILRDRAKEINASLDIESEPGDGTRIHLQFRAKPVDELLESTG
- a CDS encoding Fe-S cluster assembly protein HesB; protein product: MISLSTTALEQIKLSANQGDNDSLPLRIAIKEQDDGSFHYAMGFDEQRLPGDNFLNFDGVNLVVSEGSKDLAEGMTIDFVELEPGNSQFIFLNPNDPTYVPPKK